One Psychrosphaera aestuarii DNA window includes the following coding sequences:
- a CDS encoding efflux RND transporter periplasmic adaptor subunit encodes MINVKKLILPVAVLTGTMFLYSFIMSNPPEAQRRGPSKASQMSVQVEKIESKDYPIVLESYGTVQPRTQSGLVSQVGGQITYVSDQFREGGFISKGDVLVIVDDRDYLAEVNIAKSGLLSAQQGLVEEQARVDQAATDWKRLGNSKTPSDLVLRKPQLEAAKAKVLSAEAQLQKARLSLERTKITAPYNGRILTKLVDYGQVISGNTKVADIYATDYVEIRLPIKNKDLALMTLPEEFQDEAGTVADAKQILFKSDLVGDQKWLGKAVRTEGAIDEKSQQLYIVGQIDEPFVKGAHKTNQRSVPIKIGQYVTADIQGKTLSDAIVIPNKAIYQGSYVYIVVDGLLRRTEVSVRWQNDEDAVIDKGLSPGDLLVVTSLGQVSSGTRVSIIGDDEAAPSGQIETRKKTRKDDATRGNSEQKGKAQRGEQQ; translated from the coding sequence ATGATTAATGTGAAAAAACTAATTCTTCCAGTAGCAGTGCTAACCGGGACTATGTTCCTTTACTCTTTTATCATGTCTAATCCACCTGAGGCGCAGCGTCGCGGTCCGTCGAAAGCTTCACAAATGTCGGTTCAAGTAGAAAAGATTGAAAGTAAAGACTATCCCATTGTGTTGGAGAGTTATGGAACGGTTCAACCAAGAACCCAGAGCGGTTTAGTTTCTCAAGTTGGTGGTCAAATTACTTATGTTAGTGATCAATTTAGAGAAGGTGGATTTATCAGCAAAGGAGATGTTTTAGTCATTGTTGATGATAGAGATTATTTAGCAGAGGTTAATATTGCAAAATCGGGGTTGCTATCAGCACAACAAGGTTTAGTTGAAGAGCAGGCTCGCGTTGATCAAGCCGCTACTGACTGGAAAAGACTTGGGAATAGTAAGACACCAAGCGATTTAGTACTGCGAAAGCCTCAATTAGAAGCGGCTAAGGCAAAGGTTTTGTCAGCTGAAGCACAGCTACAAAAAGCACGATTATCATTAGAACGAACAAAAATCACTGCTCCTTATAATGGCAGAATACTGACCAAACTGGTGGATTACGGGCAGGTCATATCCGGCAATACGAAAGTGGCTGATATTTACGCCACCGATTATGTAGAAATTCGTTTACCGATAAAAAATAAAGATTTGGCTTTAATGACTTTACCGGAAGAATTTCAAGATGAAGCCGGTACCGTGGCAGATGCCAAGCAAATCTTATTTAAGTCTGATCTAGTTGGTGACCAAAAATGGCTCGGAAAAGCCGTTCGCACCGAAGGTGCAATTGACGAAAAATCTCAACAGCTTTATATCGTAGGACAAATTGATGAGCCATTTGTAAAAGGCGCTCATAAAACTAATCAGCGTTCTGTGCCAATTAAAATCGGTCAATATGTGACAGCAGACATTCAAGGTAAAACATTGTCGGACGCCATCGTAATTCCAAATAAAGCGATATACCAAGGAAGTTACGTTTACATAGTTGTTGACGGCTTATTAAGAAGAACCGAAGTGTCAGTACGTTGGCAAAATGACGAAGATGCCGTTATAGATAAAGGCCTGTCTCCAGGCGATTTATTAGTTGTTACCTCGCTTGGACAAGTTAGTTCGGGGACTCGAGTTTCAATTATTGGTGACGATGAAGCAGCTCCAAGTGGTCAAATAGAAACAAGAAAAAAAACTCGTAAAGATGACGCTACCAGAGGCAACTCAGAACAAAAAGGTAAAGCGCAAAGAGGTGAACAACAATGA
- a CDS encoding efflux RND transporter permease subunit has product MIAWFARNGVAANLLMFSVLFAGLFSLSTQIPFEVFPSFETDRISINVTLRGATPEDTEQGIAIRIEEAVQDLEGIEQITSRSTEGSASVTVEVESGYDAREMLADIKSRVDAINTFPSDAEKPVIALAQRKREVIAVALSSVYGEKELHEYAEQIRDDLLKIQGITQIELSGVRNYEIAVEISTDKLRQYGLTLGQVSSAISNSSVDVSAGTLKTTGGDVLLRSKGQAYRQDEFAQIPVKTNPDGTIIRLSDIAIVLDDFEETPIRTRFNGNQAAFLDVYRIGQQSAIEVADKVKAYIEQKQLSLPYGYELSYWDDDSQIVKNRISTLTTSALQGGFLVLLLLTLFLRPAIAFWVFIGIPVSFMGAFIVMPWFGISLNVMSLFGFILVLGIVVDDAIVTGENIYTHLRNAESGEEAVIKGTQEVATPVTFGILTTVAAFLPLSFIEGARGALFAQIPVIVIPILLMSLVESKFVLPSHLKNLKLRREKNQISKLEAFQHRFADGFEHLILRYYQPVLRVAIRNKFATVSLFLSVFLIILALIMSGWTKFIFFPRIPSETVRVNISMPAGTPFEVTNKYIIKMSDKAKILQDKYVDEDTGKSVIMNILATTGGRGGVSNQGGVRFEIIPPEQRSSTITANDLAREWRKLIGPIPGAESVTFRSEIGRTSSPIDVQLSGTSLDTLKEVADLVKQRLATYPTVFDIADSLSDGKQELQIELTQQGVALGLTRMEVSRQIRNAFFGAQVQRVQRGRDDVRVMVRLPLSERNSVAQLQDILIVTPDGGTVPFAHVASLNAGQSPSAIYRIDRFRTVNVTGDIDKANTNMTVLQADLKSYLDEVVSQYPGISHSLEGEAKEQRESFSSLGWSLLFVFFIIYALLAIPFKSYSQPLIVMSIIPFGMIGAVMGHWVMGMELTIMSLLGMLALIGVVVNDSLVLVDYINKRRAEGFELQEAVLTAGSSRFRPVMLTSLTTFIGLMPLLFEKSTQAQFLIPMAVSLGFGILFATFITLLLVPVNYLLMAKAKAWLTS; this is encoded by the coding sequence ATGATTGCATGGTTTGCGAGAAACGGTGTTGCCGCTAATTTACTCATGTTTTCGGTATTATTTGCCGGACTATTTAGTTTAAGCACCCAAATTCCTTTTGAAGTTTTTCCATCATTTGAGACAGATAGAATAAGTATTAACGTAACACTTCGAGGTGCTACACCTGAGGATACGGAACAAGGAATTGCAATTCGAATTGAAGAAGCTGTGCAGGACTTAGAGGGCATTGAGCAAATTACCAGTCGCTCAACAGAAGGCTCTGCTTCTGTAACAGTAGAGGTTGAGAGTGGCTACGATGCGCGAGAGATGTTGGCCGACATCAAAAGTCGGGTTGATGCAATAAATACGTTTCCTAGCGATGCTGAAAAGCCAGTAATTGCGCTAGCACAGCGTAAACGAGAAGTCATTGCGGTGGCGCTGTCTAGCGTTTACGGTGAAAAGGAGTTACATGAATATGCAGAGCAAATTAGAGATGATTTATTAAAAATCCAAGGCATCACTCAAATAGAGTTAAGTGGCGTTCGCAATTACGAAATTGCAGTGGAGATTTCAACAGATAAATTACGTCAATACGGTTTAACTTTGGGGCAGGTTTCTTCGGCTATTTCAAATTCAAGTGTGGATGTTTCTGCCGGTACGCTGAAAACAACCGGTGGTGACGTATTGCTTCGCTCAAAAGGGCAGGCATATCGACAAGACGAATTTGCTCAAATTCCAGTAAAAACCAACCCAGATGGCACGATTATTCGATTGTCTGATATTGCTATTGTTCTGGACGACTTTGAAGAAACGCCAATACGTACCCGTTTTAACGGGAACCAAGCGGCGTTTTTAGATGTGTATCGAATTGGCCAGCAAAGTGCTATTGAAGTTGCTGATAAAGTAAAAGCGTATATTGAGCAAAAGCAATTATCGTTACCTTATGGTTATGAGCTTAGCTATTGGGATGACGATTCACAAATCGTTAAAAACCGTATTTCAACGTTAACGACCAGTGCGCTGCAGGGGGGCTTTTTAGTTCTATTATTACTAACGCTATTCTTGCGCCCTGCTATCGCTTTTTGGGTATTCATTGGTATTCCTGTGTCGTTTATGGGCGCCTTTATTGTTATGCCTTGGTTTGGTATTTCTTTAAATGTGATGAGTCTGTTTGGTTTTATTCTCGTACTGGGCATCGTTGTTGATGATGCGATCGTGACTGGGGAAAATATTTATACACACTTACGAAATGCAGAATCAGGCGAAGAAGCCGTAATTAAAGGGACTCAGGAGGTGGCAACACCAGTGACGTTTGGTATTTTAACAACCGTTGCAGCCTTCTTACCTTTGTCGTTTATTGAAGGTGCTAGAGGTGCGTTATTCGCTCAGATCCCAGTTATTGTCATTCCCATTTTGTTAATGTCGCTGGTGGAGTCTAAATTTGTTTTACCATCACATTTAAAAAACTTAAAACTTCGTCGTGAAAAAAATCAGATTAGTAAGTTGGAAGCGTTTCAACATAGATTTGCAGACGGCTTTGAGCACTTAATCCTTCGTTACTATCAACCTGTTTTGCGCGTTGCCATTCGAAATAAATTCGCGACAGTAAGCTTATTTTTATCTGTATTTTTAATTATATTGGCGCTGATCATGAGTGGCTGGACAAAGTTTATCTTTTTCCCACGCATTCCAAGTGAAACAGTGCGAGTAAATATCTCAATGCCAGCCGGTACGCCATTTGAAGTAACCAACAAATACATCATTAAAATGTCAGATAAAGCAAAAATACTGCAAGACAAATATGTTGATGAGGATACAGGTAAGAGCGTCATTATGAATATTTTGGCGACAACCGGAGGTCGTGGCGGCGTTTCAAATCAAGGTGGTGTCCGTTTTGAAATCATTCCGCCGGAGCAACGTTCGTCTACAATAACTGCAAATGATTTAGCTAGAGAGTGGCGAAAACTAATCGGTCCAATCCCTGGAGCAGAAAGCGTGACTTTTAGATCCGAAATTGGCCGCACATCGAGCCCGATTGATGTTCAGTTGTCAGGTACGTCATTAGATACGTTAAAAGAAGTCGCAGATTTAGTTAAGCAACGACTTGCTACCTATCCAACCGTTTTTGATATCGCGGACTCACTGTCAGATGGTAAACAAGAACTGCAAATTGAATTAACGCAACAAGGTGTCGCGCTTGGGCTGACAAGAATGGAAGTATCGCGTCAAATTAGGAATGCTTTTTTTGGTGCACAAGTTCAAAGAGTTCAGCGGGGACGGGACGATGTGCGGGTCATGGTGCGACTGCCTCTATCCGAGAGAAACTCAGTCGCTCAGTTACAAGATATCTTAATTGTGACACCAGACGGTGGCACTGTACCGTTTGCACATGTTGCAAGTTTAAATGCTGGGCAAAGTCCATCCGCCATATATCGTATTGACCGATTTAGAACCGTGAACGTAACAGGCGATATTGATAAAGCCAATACCAACATGACGGTGCTACAGGCCGATTTGAAATCTTATTTAGATGAGGTTGTGTCTCAATATCCTGGCATTTCACATTCTTTAGAAGGTGAAGCGAAAGAGCAACGTGAGTCGTTTAGTTCATTGGGCTGGTCGCTACTATTTGTGTTCTTTATTATTTATGCGTTATTGGCGATTCCATTTAAATCCTATTCGCAGCCACTTATTGTAATGAGCATTATTCCTTTTGGAATGATAGGTGCAGTAATGGGACATTGGGTAATGGGTATGGAGTTAACTATCATGAGTTTACTCGGCATGCTTGCATTAATTGGGGTTGTGGTTAATGACTCATTAGTATTAGTAGATTATATAAACAAGCGACGTGCAGAAGGCTTTGAGTTGCAAGAGGCGGTTTTAACGGCGGGCAGTTCACGTTTCCGTCCGGTTATGCTTACAAGTTTAACGACCTTTATTGGTTTGATGCCATTGCTGTTTGAAAAGTCTACTCAAGCTCAGTTTTTGATACCTATGGCGGTGTCACTCGGTTTCGGTATTTTATTTGCAACGTTTATTACTTTGCTACTAGTACCAGTAAACTATTTATTGATGGCAAAGGCAAAGGCGTGGCTAACAAGTTAG
- a CDS encoding methyl-accepting chemotaxis protein, giving the protein MTIQKKFLIALVAFICVFLVIRTAVIWYETKQEVSNEVELQKSMMVDKVSSLLNVTNDIMSERVVSSLTLLKQRAANLGSPSLGESVSVNGTSARNIMIGDYSVANNYALVDGLTEVMGGTATIFSKQGDDFIRISTNVMKEGKRATGTKLSPSGKAMAAIKQKKAYFGQVDILGKPYLTAYDPIIDSNGDVIGIWYVGYSANLGVLAEQISKARLLENGFVALRDGKKQLSQNSSHLTSKQITDIINSGDGYEITTVPYTPWGYEIILGVNDSDVQGLVMSSILVGVIKLLFTMSLFGVLVFVLLKKLILQPILQQTETIQELTKGEGDLTVRIGSERQDEIGEMARAFDGLLEKMHYTVKNVKDKTNVLLNSVEEVSKLANNMTKDQAEQHQKADLLASAIEEFRATAGLVASNTDNANNVSQSVYEEAKSGSLTLKDTTERIKQQSHSIAESESVIEELAKDSESISTVLDVIRNIAEQTNLLALNAAIEAARAGEQGRGFAVVADEVRSLASRTQSSTEEINTMIEKLQKQSSRATEIMFKNREEAEQNVQFTEQANQAFMNVLNAMQQIHELNDEVSRAANEQSQVSQTIAEDVSDVFDASTRNSERAEQAKAAASKLKELGTQVGKVLNEFKV; this is encoded by the coding sequence ATGACTATTCAAAAGAAGTTTCTTATTGCGTTGGTTGCCTTTATTTGTGTGTTTTTAGTTATTCGAACTGCCGTTATTTGGTATGAAACAAAACAAGAGGTGAGTAACGAAGTAGAGTTGCAAAAAAGTATGATGGTCGATAAGGTTTCATCACTGTTAAATGTCACAAACGACATAATGTCAGAGCGAGTTGTAAGTAGTCTTACTTTATTAAAACAACGAGCAGCCAATTTAGGTTCACCTAGTTTAGGTGAATCCGTATCTGTAAATGGCACGTCAGCAAGAAACATCATGATTGGTGACTACTCAGTTGCAAATAACTATGCATTAGTCGATGGTTTAACTGAAGTTATGGGTGGAACAGCAACAATCTTTTCTAAACAGGGAGATGACTTCATCCGTATCAGCACCAATGTGATGAAGGAAGGTAAAAGAGCGACTGGAACCAAACTGTCACCGTCAGGTAAGGCGATGGCCGCGATAAAACAGAAAAAAGCGTACTTTGGTCAGGTCGATATTTTAGGAAAGCCATACCTAACAGCTTATGATCCAATTATTGACTCAAATGGTGATGTGATCGGTATTTGGTATGTTGGCTATTCAGCTAACCTTGGTGTATTGGCTGAACAAATATCAAAAGCTAGATTGCTCGAAAATGGTTTTGTCGCATTGCGAGATGGTAAAAAGCAACTAAGTCAGAATTCGTCACACTTAACGTCAAAACAGATAACCGACATTATAAATAGCGGTGATGGCTATGAAATAACAACAGTACCTTATACGCCTTGGGGTTATGAGATTATTCTGGGAGTTAATGACTCAGACGTTCAGGGATTGGTAATGAGCTCTATATTAGTTGGCGTAATTAAGCTGTTATTTACCATGTCATTATTCGGAGTTTTGGTCTTTGTTTTACTCAAAAAGCTTATCCTACAACCAATCCTTCAACAAACGGAAACCATACAAGAGTTAACAAAGGGTGAAGGCGACTTAACGGTTCGTATTGGTTCTGAACGCCAAGACGAAATTGGTGAAATGGCACGAGCGTTTGATGGTTTACTTGAAAAGATGCACTACACAGTTAAAAACGTTAAAGACAAAACAAATGTATTATTAAACTCAGTAGAAGAAGTATCCAAGTTAGCCAATAACATGACTAAAGATCAGGCAGAGCAACATCAAAAAGCAGATTTACTTGCTTCTGCCATTGAGGAATTTAGGGCTACCGCCGGTTTGGTTGCGTCAAATACAGATAATGCAAATAACGTATCGCAAAGTGTTTATGAAGAAGCGAAATCAGGCTCACTTACCCTTAAAGACACCACAGAACGCATCAAGCAGCAGTCACATAGTATAGCCGAATCCGAGTCTGTTATAGAAGAACTGGCTAAAGACAGTGAGTCTATCTCTACGGTACTTGATGTTATTCGTAACATAGCAGAACAAACGAACTTACTCGCATTAAATGCTGCAATTGAAGCGGCAAGAGCGGGAGAGCAGGGACGTGGCTTCGCTGTTGTTGCCGATGAGGTTCGTTCTTTAGCTAGTCGGACTCAATCATCGACAGAAGAAATTAATACCATGATTGAGAAACTGCAAAAACAAAGTAGCCGAGCAACGGAAATCATGTTTAAAAACCGTGAAGAAGCTGAACAGAATGTGCAGTTTACCGAGCAGGCGAATCAAGCATTCATGAATGTTTTAAATGCAATGCAACAAATTCACGAATTAAATGATGAAGTGTCTCGAGCAGCTAATGAGCAATCACAAGTTTCACAAACGATTGCAGAAGATGTAAGTGATGTATTTGACGCCAGTACTAGAAATAGTGAGAGAGCCGAGCAAGCGAAAGCAGCGGCCTCAAAATTAAAAGAGTTAGGAACACAAGTCGGTAAAGTATTAAATGAATTTAAGGTGTGA
- a CDS encoding mechanosensitive ion channel family protein — translation MTLPDLTPYYGLIEEKLVGWLEISIKHLPNFVVSLFIVLFFSLLSRVLSKTFRTVLHKALESRQIADLLASIFKIIVMTVGIFVALDFMGLSGTVKSLLAGAGIVGLAIGFAFQDMTENLIAGIAMGIRKPFQIGDVIKADGVFGTVKAINLRNTLVENFYGQLDIVPNKVLFRNTLTNYNTTGERRVEIGVGISYADDIELASEVLVEAINKKDFIKNQEETAVYAESFGDSSINLLVWAWIDYPGHVGFMQARHELVVIINKTLKENDILIPFPIRTLDFGIKGGEKLNSMISNKTS, via the coding sequence ATGACACTACCAGATTTAACCCCTTATTATGGATTAATTGAAGAAAAGCTTGTGGGCTGGCTTGAGATATCAATAAAACACTTGCCCAACTTTGTTGTCTCTTTATTTATTGTGTTGTTTTTTTCATTGTTATCTAGGGTTCTTAGCAAGACCTTTAGAACAGTATTGCATAAGGCTTTAGAGTCTAGGCAGATTGCCGATTTACTCGCGTCTATTTTTAAAATAATAGTAATGACAGTTGGTATTTTTGTCGCGCTCGACTTTATGGGGCTATCGGGCACGGTTAAGTCATTATTAGCCGGTGCCGGAATCGTTGGCTTAGCAATTGGTTTTGCTTTCCAAGATATGACTGAGAACTTAATCGCTGGTATCGCCATGGGGATACGTAAGCCTTTTCAGATTGGCGATGTGATTAAAGCTGATGGTGTATTTGGCACTGTAAAGGCAATAAATTTAAGAAATACGCTTGTCGAAAACTTTTACGGACAATTAGATATAGTGCCAAATAAGGTATTATTTAGAAATACATTAACTAACTACAATACGACAGGGGAGCGTCGTGTCGAGATCGGAGTCGGAATCTCTTATGCCGATGATATAGAGTTGGCCTCTGAAGTCTTAGTTGAAGCAATTAATAAAAAAGACTTTATAAAAAACCAAGAAGAGACCGCTGTTTATGCTGAAAGCTTTGGCGACAGTTCAATTAACTTACTAGTGTGGGCTTGGATTGATTATCCTGGGCACGTAGGTTTTATGCAGGCAAGGCATGAACTTGTAGTGATAATTAACAAAACGCTTAAAGAGAATGATATTTTAATTCCGTTCCCAATCAGAACATTAGACTTTGGCATTAAAGGTGGTGAAAAGTTAAATAGCATGATTTCGAATAAAACGTCATAG
- a CDS encoding MerC domain-containing protein — protein MRDILGAWLSVLCVLHCSLPILLLSFGASFGLHEFLESIHDEWLHAALITPIVFILGISLPKAYAAHRNALPIYLAVLGVVTLTMAVIGGHHFETVLTVIGSAFVISAHLINRKSLRGHVQAVIG, from the coding sequence ATGAGAGATATTTTGGGTGCATGGTTGTCAGTATTGTGCGTATTGCACTGCTCTTTGCCGATCCTACTCTTATCGTTTGGTGCAAGTTTTGGGCTACATGAGTTTCTGGAGTCTATCCATGACGAGTGGCTTCATGCTGCGCTGATCACGCCTATTGTATTTATACTTGGTATAAGCCTTCCAAAGGCTTATGCAGCGCATCGTAACGCTTTACCTATTTATTTAGCCGTACTGGGAGTTGTTACTTTGACGATGGCTGTTATTGGCGGACATCATTTTGAAACAGTACTAACAGTGATAGGGAGCGCGTTTGTGATCAGCGCTCACTTAATCAATCGAAAATCCTTACGCGGGCATGTCCAAGCGGTTATCGGCTAA
- a CDS encoding DUF6702 family protein, whose amino-acid sequence MFRLVTFMFVLLCAAMPIQAHKMKSAFTIVLFNERTNHIEVMHRFMLHDAEEAAWQLFDAKADIIADETTQAKFAAYVETKFEVQDNNGNVLPFSLVGYQNDAGYFWVYQELKMPKSLTGLRVRQDALREIWDEQFNIVNIEGRGPAKSLQFEGSEVWRTVSLPDVNQ is encoded by the coding sequence TTGTTTAGATTAGTTACATTTATGTTTGTATTGTTGTGCGCTGCGATGCCAATCCAAGCTCACAAAATGAAGTCAGCATTTACTATTGTTTTATTTAATGAACGTACTAATCACATCGAAGTGATGCATCGCTTTATGTTGCATGACGCAGAAGAAGCCGCATGGCAATTATTTGATGCCAAGGCAGATATTATTGCTGATGAAACGACGCAAGCAAAGTTTGCGGCATATGTAGAAACTAAATTTGAAGTTCAAGATAACAACGGTAATGTTTTACCATTTAGTTTGGTAGGGTATCAAAATGATGCTGGCTATTTTTGGGTTTATCAAGAGCTTAAAATGCCTAAAAGCTTAACCGGATTAAGAGTGCGTCAAGATGCGCTAAGAGAAATCTGGGACGAGCAATTTAACATTGTAAATATTGAAGGCCGTGGGCCTGCGAAGAGCTTACAATTTGAGGGTTCTGAGGTATGGCGAACGGTATCGTTACCGGACGTTAATCAATAA
- a CDS encoding M1 family metallopeptidase, with protein MNNRNFRRLLTLAFAITVSATASASAVKQTKGDFEDKFRQMEEILPTPNVYRAATGEPGEKYWQQKVDYKIKVKLNEEKRRLDATQNITYKNNSPHTLKYLWMQLEQNKYYEDSIAEAGTAFAGIGRRGPATSAGNGNSPAKLSLGELRRQQFLADNKLGYDVLAVRNSKNRPLKITVVGTNLRIDLDRPLKPGKTVEFEMDFGFNIVEEDAVSARAGYEHFPDDAREGGNDIFLLAQWFPRLHAFTDFEGWHNKEFIGRGEFTLEFGDYEVEITVPADHIVSSTGVLDNPKDVLTSTQRKRLEEAKTAKRPVFVVTEEEALENEKEGTNKLKTWRFEAENVRDFAWASSRKFMWDAKGYDQGGKDQPFVMAMSFYPKEGGDLWKKYSTEAIVHTMEVYSRFSFDYPYPTAQSVNGPVGGMEYPMITFNGPRTKLQDDGSRTYTQAEKRFLIGVVIHEIGHIYFPMVVNSDERQWTWMDEGLNSFLDAVACREWDPTIPWGVEPRYITSYMKSNVQVPIMTQSDSVLRLGPNAYSKPAAALNILREVVLGRELFDYAFKEYAQRWKFKRPTPSDFFRTMEEASGVDLDWFWTGWFYTTDHVDISVDGVYKLRMDTKNPDIDMARMRNIENEKPMPLFEKMNKEAGMKTWVELNPDVTDFYDENDRFTVTNKERNKYNSFLKGLKPWEKRVFERAVEEDKNYYVIEFNNLGGLVMPILLQLEYADGTKEDRYIPAEIWRRSPKHVKKLVVTDKAKELVSVHVDPSWDTADVNNENNMYPRRIIPSRVEAFKSKRSTSGASRDIMQDIKTKLKTDEDKDKKKKESESETEA; from the coding sequence ATGAACAATCGTAATTTTAGACGTTTGTTGACCCTAGCATTTGCCATCACTGTCAGTGCGACAGCGTCTGCAAGTGCCGTTAAGCAAACAAAAGGGGACTTCGAAGACAAGTTCCGTCAAATGGAAGAAATTCTTCCAACTCCGAATGTATATCGTGCTGCGACGGGTGAACCAGGTGAAAAATACTGGCAACAAAAAGTCGATTACAAAATCAAAGTAAAACTAAACGAAGAAAAACGTCGTTTAGATGCTACTCAAAACATTACCTACAAAAACAACTCGCCACACACTTTAAAGTACTTGTGGATGCAGTTAGAACAAAACAAATATTACGAAGACTCAATTGCTGAAGCAGGCACTGCATTTGCTGGTATCGGTCGTCGTGGTCCTGCAACGTCAGCTGGCAACGGTAATTCACCAGCTAAACTGAGCCTAGGTGAGTTACGCCGTCAGCAGTTCCTTGCTGATAATAAACTTGGTTATGATGTACTTGCCGTTAGAAACAGCAAAAACCGTCCGTTAAAAATTACGGTTGTTGGCACTAACCTTCGCATCGATTTAGATCGTCCGTTAAAGCCTGGTAAAACGGTTGAGTTTGAAATGGATTTTGGCTTTAACATTGTTGAAGAAGATGCCGTTTCAGCTCGTGCTGGTTACGAACACTTCCCTGATGACGCTCGTGAAGGTGGTAATGATATCTTCTTGCTAGCGCAGTGGTTCCCTCGTTTACACGCATTTACTGACTTTGAAGGTTGGCATAACAAAGAGTTCATCGGTCGTGGTGAATTTACTCTAGAGTTTGGCGACTATGAAGTAGAAATCACAGTTCCTGCTGACCACATCGTTTCCTCTACTGGTGTTTTAGATAACCCGAAAGATGTACTAACCAGCACGCAGCGTAAACGTTTAGAAGAAGCTAAGACAGCAAAACGTCCAGTTTTTGTTGTTACTGAAGAAGAAGCTTTAGAAAACGAAAAAGAAGGCACTAACAAATTAAAAACGTGGCGTTTTGAAGCTGAAAACGTTCGTGACTTCGCTTGGGCATCATCTCGTAAGTTTATGTGGGACGCCAAAGGATATGATCAAGGTGGTAAAGATCAACCATTCGTAATGGCAATGTCTTTCTACCCGAAAGAAGGTGGCGATCTTTGGAAGAAATATTCGACTGAAGCTATTGTTCACACAATGGAAGTTTACTCAAGATTCTCTTTTGATTACCCATACCCTACAGCTCAGTCAGTAAATGGCCCAGTTGGCGGCATGGAATACCCAATGATTACCTTCAATGGTCCGCGTACTAAATTACAAGACGATGGTTCACGCACCTATACGCAAGCTGAAAAACGTTTCTTAATTGGTGTTGTTATTCACGAAATTGGTCACATTTACTTCCCTATGGTGGTTAACTCTGACGAGCGTCAATGGACTTGGATGGACGAAGGTCTTAACAGCTTCTTAGACGCGGTTGCATGTCGTGAGTGGGATCCAACAATTCCTTGGGGTGTAGAGCCTCGTTACATTACTAGCTATATGAAGAGTAATGTCCAAGTTCCTATCATGACCCAGTCTGATAGCGTTTTACGATTAGGTCCAAATGCTTATTCTAAGCCAGCGGCAGCCTTAAATATTCTTCGTGAAGTAGTGTTAGGTCGTGAGTTATTTGATTATGCGTTTAAAGAATACGCACAACGTTGGAAATTCAAACGCCCTACTCCATCTGACTTTTTCCGTACAATGGAAGAAGCGTCTGGTGTTGACCTAGATTGGTTCTGGACTGGTTGGTTCTACACAACGGATCATGTTGATATCTCAGTAGACGGCGTTTACAAACTGCGCATGGATACTAAAAACCCTGACATTGACATGGCTCGTATGCGTAACATCGAAAATGAAAAACCTATGCCTTTATTTGAGAAAATGAATAAAGAAGCGGGTATGAAAACATGGGTTGAATTGAACCCAGACGTAACGGATTTCTATGACGAAAACGACCGTTTTACGGTAACAAACAAAGAACGTAACAAGTACAACAGTTTCTTAAAAGGCCTTAAGCCTTGGGAAAAACGCGTATTTGAACGAGCTGTTGAAGAAGATAAAAACTATTACGTTATTGAATTCAACAACCTTGGTGGCTTAGTAATGCCTATCCTTCTTCAATTAGAATATGCTGATGGTACTAAAGAAGACCGTTATATTCCGGCTGAAATTTGGAGACGTTCACCTAAGCACGTTAAAAAGCTAGTTGTTACCGATAAAGCGAAAGAGCTAGTTAGCGTTCATGTTGACCCTTCATGGGACACAGCTGACGTTAACAACGAAAACAACATGTATCCGCGTCGTATTATCCCATCACGTGTTGAAGCGTTTAAGTCAAAACGTAGCACATCTGGTGCGAGCCGTGACATTATGCAAGATATTAAAACTAAGTTAAAAACTGACGAAGACAAAGACAAAAAGAAAAAAGAGTCTGAGTCTGAGACAGAAGCTTAA